DNA sequence from the Acidobacteriota bacterium genome:
CCGCCGGGACATCGGCGCGCTCTTTGAACTCCGGCAACGGCGGCTGGGCCTTGGTCGAAGGATTCGCGCCGCCCAAGCTTGGAGGCAGTCCGTCGTACAGATTCAACACCGAAGCCGCAATCCAATGGTCGCCCGCTTTGACACGTGTGCGGAACTCTAGGTTGAAGGCGTCGAAATCCTGCTTGTTTTCGCTGAAAGTCGCGCCGCCTTCGGGATCAAGCGCGCGCGTTTGCACCTGCTGCCCATCCACCCACAATGCAAAGGTCACGGCGGCGGAACCAGCCGGACGTTGGCCGTTCAGATAAAGCTTGAAGGTGTACTCGGCCTCGACCGGAAAGCGCTGCGTCAGGTGCAAGGCATTGGGCAAACTCAACCCGGTTTGGTCGTATTCGGCGAGCGGCGTAAAGCTGGGGGCAATGCGTTGCCCCTTGCCGCGCCGTTCGGTCATGGTGGGTTTTAGCGGCGGCACGCCATACACGGCGGTGCGCGCCACGGTTTCGGCGGCGGTCAAATACTTTTCCATCAGCACGGGCGAGAGCGAAAGCACATCGCCGATGTTGTCGAAGCCGTAGCCTGAATCGTCCTGCGGAAAGTCGTCGGCGGGCGCGAGCGCCACGCCCAACAAATCACGCACGGTGTTGTTGTATTCGGCGCGATTCAAGCGCCGCGCTGTCACACGGCCTGGATCGGGGGCCACCAGTTTGTCTAGGCGAACAAATTCGGCTTCTAGCCATTCAATGACTGCCTTGCGTTCGGCTAGGTCGGGTTGCGGCGCATTCTTCGGTGGCATCTCGCCCGCGTGCAGCCGCGCCACGATGTGTTCCCACTGGGCACGCCTTTCATTGAGTGAAGCTGCCGCACTGAGCGTTTCGAGATTAAGGCTGCCCGCCGCTTTCTTGCCGTTGTGGCAAGCGACGCAGTTGTCGGTCACAAACGGCAGGATCGTTTTCGCAAAGCCGCTGTCAAGGGGGGGCTGTTGTGCTTGCGGTGCACGAGTGCCGCTGGCCAGCCAGCCGCCAAAGGCCAACGCCAAAAGCAACAGGCGCTTGCCCCTGAGATGAATAGTTTGGTGCTTCATAGAATAGAGCGTTTTATCTGATGACGAATTCAAATTGATTTGCCGACGCAAGTAGGAAGTGCGGGAATCCACATGAAATTACCTTGTAGATTCTGCCGTAAAAGACGGCCGGAGCATAGGGCGCGTTTCAGCGTTTTGTTTGTGCGAGGTCAGGTAAAACTGGACCAGTCGTGCTGGCTGGAAAGATAGAGAGCGCGGAGCCGTCCCGCCGCCTGCCCTGATGGCTGCAATCCTGGCAACGACTTTGGCACGCTGTGGTCATTGGGGCGTAAGTAGCAGGATCGTAGATAGTGAAAACATAATAGTAACTCTCCGTGCAAATGGACTGAGTGGCGGAAAGTAATAAAAAATGGACTGGCAATGCGGCTGAGATGTTATTTATCTAAGTAATTATTTAGAAGGTTATTTTTGATATTTGCGAAAATAATACTTGACCGGTTAAACCGGGAAGCGTATAAAGCGGCTTCGCTTTTTACCCTTAAGAGGCTTACTTTTAATTGATGGGCGTTATGACCAAGGCAATGCACAACAGAATATCGGCCAAGTTGGTGGCGGCGGGCTTGGCCCCGTGGCTAGGCGATGCCTGTGCGAGCTTTGGGGCGAATCCCAACTCACCAGTCATCACAATGCTGCGGCAAGGCGGAAACGAGGCCGGTTTGTGCTTCGGTTATGAACGCCTTAGTCGGCACGATTGAACGCGCGGGAGCGGCTTCCCGCTCCCTAAAAATTCCAAAAACTGTAATCATAGTAGGGATTTTCGGATGAGCGGGCCGCTCCAGCGCAAAGCGTGGGGCACCCGCTCTTTCTTTTTGTCGCAGCCATTAAAGCTGCGCATACCCAACAGCGCCGGAGCGGCCAAATGGATTGGCAGCGGACTGTAAACCCGTTGTAGCTGCGTGCTGCAAGTAGGTTCGATTCCTGCCTCCGGCATAGGTGTGTCCATACGTAGGAGCATGGTGTAAGCGGTAACACGCCGGTCTCCAAAACCGATCTTCCGGGTTCGAGTCCTGGTGCTCCTGTTTAGGTCGGCGTGTTCTTTTCGGAGATGTGGCGGAATTGGTAAACGCGCCGGTATGCTAAACTGGAGAGTAACGTCGCTCATGTGGGTTCGAGCCCCACCGTCTCCGCTGTAAGTTAGACTCAGTTATTCGCAAAGTAACTCGGAAGTTACTTTGCCGGGCCGTTGTATGTTAATGGAGGGCTAGTCTAATTGGTAAGGCAGCGGTTTCGAAAACCGCCGAGGTCATACTCTTCAGGGTTCGAGTCCCTGGCTCTCCGCTTTTACAGTTCCCGTGCCGGTGTAGCGTAAAAGGCAAACGCTCTGGGATAAGAAACCAGATATTGCCGGTTCGAGTCCGGTCACCGGCACCAATTGGCGGACGTGGCGCAATCGGTAGACGCGCGGCGTTGAGAGCGCCGCAGTTGGAGGTTCAAATCCTCTCGTCCGCACTTTGACAAGCAAGCGTGGCGCAATTGGGTAGACGCGACCGGCTCAAACCCGGTTGGTTGAAGGTTCGAATCCTTTCGCCTGCATGACGCGGATGTGGCGCAAGTTGGCAGACGCGCTGGTCTCAGAAGCCAGTTGTTGTGGGTTCGATTCCCACCTTCGGCATTGATTTGGAGCGGGCGAACAAGTGTTCGGCTAGGTCTCATAAGCCCGGCGCGTTGGGAGCGTTACCCAAGCCCGCAATGCGGGGCGTTAGGCAAGCGGTCAAGCCGTCAGTCTTTCAAGCTGAAAAGCAAGGGTTCGAATCCCCTACGCCCTACTCATTGTTCATTGTTCATTTGTCATTGTTCATTTGTCATTTGAAAGCGAGTGCGTTGGCGATGACAGATGAACAATGATCTGAGCTTGTGGCCTAATTGGTAAGGCAACGGCCTTTTAAGCCGTGAGATTTGGGTTCGAGTCCCAACAGGCTCATTGCTGTTTGAAAACGCGCTCTCGTAGCTCAATCGGCAGAGCGGCAGGCTTATACCCTGTAAGCGCTAGATCAGCGCGTGATCCGGGTTCGAATCCCGGCGGGAGTACTTATGGCGAGCATAGCTCAGCAGCGTGGAGCGCCCGGCTGTGAACCGGGAGGCCGCCGGTTCGAGTCCGGCTGTTCGCCCTTGGCTTGCTCCTCAGCCATTTCCTTTCTCTGGCATGTTCAACACGCGCGCCAGGGTTTGTAATAACAGACTGGCGGTGTAGGGCTTGGGTAAAAAGGCTTGCGCGCCTTCGTCACTGACTTCGGCGGTTTTGCCGTTGGAGGCCAAGCCGCTGCTGGCGATGATGCGAACGTCGGGTGAGAGTTTGCGCAGGGCGCGGATTAGCGCCACGCCATCCATCAGCGGCATCATCAGATCGGTCAGTACCGCTTTGATCTCGTCGCGGTGTTGCGCGAACAAGGCGATGGCTTCGGCGCCGTCGCTGGCCGTGAGCACACGGTAGTTAAAGGCTTCCAGCGTGGTTTGCGCAATTTGCCGGATCGCCGCTTCGTCGTCTACGACCAGAATCAACTCACTGTGGCCGCGCGGCATTTCAACAGAAGGCAGCGCGTTTAAGTGCGGGTGTGAAGATTCCTGGGCCGGCAGATAAATGCGAAATTCCGAGCCTTTGCCGGGTTCGCTATAAACATTGATGAACCCGTGGTGACCTTTGACAATGCCTAGCACCGTAGAAAGACCGAGGCCGGTGCCGTGGCCGACTTCTTTGGTCGTAAAGAATGGATCGAAAATGCGGGCCAGATTTTCCGGTTTGATGCCTGTGCCGTTGTCGGTGACGATGACGCGCACATAACGGCCCGGTTTCGCATCAGCCGCCATCTCGGCATAGGTTTCATCCACGACGCAATTTTCAGCGACGAGCGATACCGTGCCGCCATCGGGTAAGGCGTCACGGGCATTGATACAAAGGTTCATCAGCACCTGATGCAATTGCGTGGCATCACCATTGATCAGCCAGAGTTCGTCCGGAATTTTGGGTTTAATTTCGATGGAGCGTGGCAGCGTTTCCTTGAGAATCTTGGCGATTTCCTTGATCAAATGCTTGAGTTGCACTGACACGCGTTCGCCGCTGACGCCGCGTGCGAAAGAGAGAATCTGTTTGATCATCCCGCTGCCGCGCTCGGCGTTGGTTTGCAAAATCTCCAGCATCTTGAGAGAGGCTTCATCACTGGTTTTGAGTTGCAGCATTTGCACCGAAAGCATGATCGGGGAAAGAATGTTGTTGAGATCGTGCGCAATGCCGCCCGCGAGCGTGCCGATGCTTTCCATGCGTTGGGCGCGCAGGAATTGGGCTTCGAGTTTTTTCTTTTCGGTGATGTCGGTGTTGGTGATCAGAATGGATTTGGGCTGACCCTGGTTGTCGCGTACCAGTTTCCAGCGGCCTTCCACCACGATCGGTTTGCCCTCGCGATTTTTCTGGTGCAACTCACCGCGCCATTCGCCCGTGTTGAGCGCGGTTTGCGTGGCCTTTTGTAATTCGTCGGTGTTGCCTTGAAAGACCCGCTCGCAAATATCCCGGTTCAGAACTTCTTCTTTAGACCAGCCATAGAGCTTTTCGGCGCTGCGGTTCCAAAACAGGATGCGTTGTTCGAGATCACGCACGATGATGGAATCCTGGGCGTGATCCAGCAGGGCTGCTTGTTCCTGCAAACGTTCTTCGGCGGCGCGGCGGTTGGTGATGTCGCGCAAGATCACGGTGTAAAACTTTTCGCCGCCAATTTGCACCTGCGAGATCGAGGCTTCGACCGGGAACTCTTCACGATTGCGGCGCAGCCCAAAAACTTCGCCCAGGGCGCGCATCGAACGGCGCGTGACGCTGGTTTTACCGAACCCCTCAATGTGTTGGCGATGCGCGGCTCGATAGCGGTCGGGAATAAACCGGTCGAGCGGTTGGCCGAGAGCTTCGGCGGCGGAATACCCGAACATCTTTTCCGCGGCGGTGTTGAAAATGGTGACCCGTTGCGCGGCATCCACCGTGAGGATGGCATCCATCGCCGAGGAAATAATGCCCGCCAGTTGTTCCTGCTGTTCATGCAACAGCGTTTCGATTTTGCGCTGTTGCGCAAGCTCGCTTAGCAAATCCGCGTTGGCCGTAGCCAGTGTGGAATTGTCTTTTAGATTGCTCGTGAATGGTTCCATAAAAGCCAAACCAAGTTGCGCGGCTCTACCTTGGGGACTACTGCGGTTTACGTGAATAACTTGATTCTAAGGCTTGACCGCAAGGATTGAAAAAGATTTGCGGTCAGCGGGCGATTTATCTTTACGTTTTTACCTTAGTTTCCTGTTGGCACGCCTGCAAAGCTGCTCAAAGCCGACAAGCGGCCATCAAGTTGCTCCCAATAACCATCGGTGATCTCGCGGCTATATTTTTCGGGCACACCGGCGCGCGTGGCCGTGACTTGCAAGCCCAGGTGCATCAACTCTCGTCCATGCGGCAGGTGCCATAAGATATTGGCGACGGCCAGATGGCGCGCGTGATTGAAACCGGGCAAGCGCCCGGCAAAAAACAGGGTCAGGATGGGTTCATAACGTTGTTCGATTTCTTGTGGACTCATATTCGTTGACCTCCAAAAGGAAAAGCCGCCCGGCAGATAATCTACCGGGCGGCGGTTGGGCAAATGAAAATCCGTTCGAGCGTTGTTGGCCGTTGCCATGTCGCCCGAACGGACAAACGCAGTTTAGGCCTTCAACGGTTAGCGCGCAAGCGTTGAAGGAAGCATGAACAATACATTGACACTCCGTAAAACCGTGTAGTAGCTTTGCCTGGCGTTAAGCAACACGATTGGCAAATTCACCGGCGCGGCCCCGTTGGCCTGACTGGCAAAGCTGTTGATCAACTGTGAATTACGCCTGGGTGGCGCGGTTCACGCAGACCGGAGCTAGAAACACCTGCGAAGCGTTAAAATCTCCATTCCTGAGCGCGGCCTCGAAGCCCTTTTCGGCCCTTACGATCAGAACATCAAGTATCTGGAATCCTTGCTGAGCGTGCGTGTCGGTGGGCGCGGCAACGAACTCACCGTCGAAGGCGATGAGTCCGATGTGCCCATCGTCGAACGCATCCTGAAAGATTACGGACAGTTGTTTGCCGAAGGGAAGACGCCGCCCACCGATGTCGAATTGCGCGATGCGTTCCGGCAGATTGCCGATGACCGCACGGCTTCGTTGCGCGATGTCTTCAACAAACAGAAGCGCATCAATCCCGCCGGACGCAAACAGGTCGCCGCCCGCAGCGCCAATCAGCGCAAATATATGGAAGCCATCGAGCAATACGACATCGTGTTTGGCGTCGGCGTGGCGGGCACGGGCAAGACTTATTTAGCCGTGGCGATGGCGGTGCAATACTTGATGCAAAAGCGCGTCAACCGCATTGTGCTGGCGCGTCCGGCCGTCGAGGCGGGCGAAAAGTTGGGCTTTCTGCCTGGTGATTTGCAAGACAAGGTTGATCCGTATTTGCGCCCGCTATATGACGCGCTCTTCGATCTGATTGATTACGAACGCGCCACCAAGCTGCTGGAAAAGCGCGTGATCGAAGTCGCGCCGCTGGCGTTTATGCGTGGCCGCACACTGGCAGACGCCTTCATCATCTTGGACGAAGCGCAAAATACGACTTCGGAGCAAATGAAGATGTTTCTGACACGCATCGGCTTCGGGTCAAAAGCGGTCATCACCGGCGACGTGACGCAAATTGATTTGCCGTCGGGCCGCA
Encoded proteins:
- a CDS encoding PhoH family protein, with the protein product MRSVKISIPERGLEALFGPYDQNIKYLESLLSVRVGGRGNELTVEGDESDVPIVERILKDYGQLFAEGKTPPTDVELRDAFRQIADDRTASLRDVFNKQKRINPAGRKQVAARSANQRKYMEAIEQYDIVFGVGVAGTGKTYLAVAMAVQYLMQKRVNRIVLARPAVEAGEKLGFLPGDLQDKVDPYLRPLYDALFDLIDYERATKLLEKRVIEVAPLAFMRGRTLADAFIILDEAQNTTSEQMKMFLTRIGFGSKAVITGDVTQIDLPSGRKSGLVEAQRVVNGIEGIAFIQFTEQDVVRHHLVQMIIKAYDEHTRKISI
- a CDS encoding PAS domain S-box protein; translated protein: MEPFTSNLKDNSTLATANADLLSELAQQRKIETLLHEQQEQLAGIISSAMDAILTVDAAQRVTIFNTAAEKMFGYSAAEALGQPLDRFIPDRYRAAHRQHIEGFGKTSVTRRSMRALGEVFGLRRNREEFPVEASISQVQIGGEKFYTVILRDITNRRAAEERLQEQAALLDHAQDSIIVRDLEQRILFWNRSAEKLYGWSKEEVLNRDICERVFQGNTDELQKATQTALNTGEWRGELHQKNREGKPIVVEGRWKLVRDNQGQPKSILITNTDITEKKKLEAQFLRAQRMESIGTLAGGIAHDLNNILSPIMLSVQMLQLKTSDEASLKMLEILQTNAERGSGMIKQILSFARGVSGERVSVQLKHLIKEIAKILKETLPRSIEIKPKIPDELWLINGDATQLHQVLMNLCINARDALPDGGTVSLVAENCVVDETYAEMAADAKPGRYVRVIVTDNGTGIKPENLARIFDPFFTTKEVGHGTGLGLSTVLGIVKGHHGFINVYSEPGKGSEFRIYLPAQESSHPHLNALPSVEMPRGHSELILVVDDEAAIRQIAQTTLEAFNYRVLTASDGAEAIALFAQHRDEIKAVLTDLMMPLMDGVALIRALRKLSPDVRIIASSGLASNGKTAEVSDEGAQAFLPKPYTASLLLQTLARVLNMPEKGNG